From Microtus pennsylvanicus isolate mMicPen1 chromosome 10, mMicPen1.hap1, whole genome shotgun sequence, one genomic window encodes:
- the Il17rb gene encoding interleukin-17 receptor B, with protein sequence MLLVLLSLVAMYRSALPGEPTIQCGSEPGPSPEWMVQHNLTPGDLRSLQVELVQTCSKKDCKKEDFSILMNISWILRADASIRLLKATKICVTGKSNMESYNCVRCNYTEPFQRQTRPSGGRWTFSYVGFPVELSTVYFIGAHNIPNANMNEDSPSLSVNFTSPGCLNSVMKYKKRCIEAGSLWDPNITACKKNKTTVEVNFTTNSLGERYTVIILQNQELLNFSQVEENKPTRRSVAILVDEESGGNEFELIPYFHFCEPDCIRRKGPVGLCIETSGPYPPDNKRTMLGGWVPLILVLLAATWVLAVGIYLTRRQGRSTETSFPAASMLLPLIKVLVVYPSEVCFHHTVCRFTDFLQNHCRSEVILEKWQRKRIAEMGPVQWLSAQKQAADKVVFLLSSDAHGLCGSACGPNKGSASEKAQDLFPLAFNLFCSDFSTQAHLHKYMVVCLGGADIKGDYNALSVCPQYRLMKDATAFHTELLKAPRNVTVKKRSQACSGSCSPL encoded by the exons ATGTTGCTGGTTTTGTTGAGCCTGGTAGCAATGTACAGGAGCGCCCTGCCCGGAGAGCCG ACTATTCAGTGTGGCTCTGAGCCTG GGCCATCTCCAGAGTGGATGGTGCAACACAATCTCACCCCAGGAGACTTGAGGAGCCTCCAAGTGGAACTTGTTCAAACTTGTTCAAAAAAGGATTGCAAAAAAGAGGATTTTTCAATTTTGATGAACATAAGCTGGATACTCCGGGCAGATG CCAGCATCCGCCTGTTGAAGGCCACCAAGATCTGTGTgactggcaaaagcaacatggaaTCGTACAACTGTGTGAGGTGCAACTATACAGAGCCCTTCCAAAGGCAGACCAGACCTTCTGGAGGCCGA TGGACCTTCTCCTACGTGGGCTTTCCCGTGGAGCTGAGCACAGTCTATTTCATCGGGGCCCATAACATCCCCAATGCTAACATGAATGAAGACAGCCCTTCTTTGTCTGTGAACTTCACCTCTCCAG GCTGCCTAAACAGTGTAATGAAATATAAAAAGCGGTGCATTGAGGCAG GAAGCCTGTGGGACCCAAATATCACTGCTTGTAAAAAGAACAAGACGACGGTTGAAGTGAATTTTACAACCAATTCGCTTGGAGAAAGATACACGGTTATCATTCTACAAAACCAAGAACTATTGAATTTTTCTCAAGTGGAGGAG AATAAACCGACGCGGAGGTCTGTGGCCATTTTGGTGGACGAGGAAAGTGGAGGTAACGAGTTCGAG cTGATACCGTATTTCCACTTCTGTGAGCCTGACTGCATCCGACGCAAAGGACCAGTTGGGCTTTGTATAGAGACAAGTGGCCCCTACCCTCCAGACAACA AGAGGACCATGCTGGGAGGCTGGGTGCCCCTCATCTTGGTGCTGCTGGCGGCTACATGGGTGCTGGCAGTTGGGATCTACCTAACTCGGAGGCAAG GCCGGAGCACGGAGACTTCCTTCCCTGCCGCCAGCATGCTCCTGCCCCTCATTAAGGTCCTGGTGGTTTACCCGTCTGAGGTATGTTTCCATCACACGGTCTGCCGCTTCACCGACTTTCTTCAGAACCACTGCAGAAGCGAGGTCATCCTTGAAAAGTGGCAGAGGAAGAGAATAGCTGAGATGGGCCCAGTGCAGTGGCTCAGCGCACAGAAGCAGGCGGCGGACAAGGtggtcttccttctttccagcgACGCCCACGGTCTCTGCGGCAGTGCCTGCGGCCCCAACAAGGGCAGCGCCAGTGAGAAAGCTCAGGACCTCTTCCCTCTGGCCTTTAACCTCTTCTGTAGTGATTTCAGCACCCAGGCTCATTTGCACAAATACATGGTGGTCTGTCTTGGAGGAGCCGACATCAAGGGCGACTATAACGCTCTCAGTGTCTGCCCCCAGTATCGTCTCATGAAGGACGCCACTGCCTTTCACACAGAACTCCTCAAAGCTCCACGAAACGTGACAGTGAAGAAACGGTCCCAAGCCTGCAGTGGCAGCTGCTCCCCGTTGTAG